One segment of Acidianus sp. HS-5 DNA contains the following:
- a CDS encoding sulfite exporter TauE/SafE family protein: MIAIVVTPIEYILAIISGVLVGFSLGLIGGGGSILAVPLLLYFVGLATVPSQYASNPALAHEYSDYVAHVALGTTALAVGLNAYINSYMHFRKGNVRLPEGIMFTIPGIAGAIVGGYVSHITPGQSLLFFFGILMIAVALLMLRPQKQVRELTKASTTQISLRNLSTLSIKSLTSDVSIKKVIPAGFIVGFASGYFGIGGGFLIVPGLLFSTGLCMIKAVGTSLVSVGTFGITSAGVYAYYGYVLPLVSIAYLVGGIAGGYAGASIASRMPRGMLRKIFAAIIIITAIYIMYENINGLLTLLH; the protein is encoded by the coding sequence ATGATAGCAATAGTAGTTACCCCAATCGAGTATATTCTTGCAATAATCTCAGGAGTTCTAGTTGGTTTCAGTTTAGGCTTGATCGGTGGAGGAGGTTCAATATTAGCAGTACCATTACTACTGTATTTTGTTGGGCTAGCTACTGTTCCTTCTCAGTACGCATCAAATCCGGCTTTAGCTCACGAGTATTCAGACTATGTTGCTCACGTAGCTTTAGGAACTACCGCTCTAGCTGTTGGACTAAACGCTTATATTAACAGTTACATGCACTTTAGAAAAGGTAATGTAAGATTACCAGAAGGTATAATGTTTACGATACCAGGAATTGCAGGGGCAATAGTTGGCGGGTATGTTAGCCATATAACTCCCGGTCAATCCTTGTTGTTTTTCTTCGGAATTCTAATGATAGCAGTAGCGTTACTCATGTTAAGACCTCAAAAGCAAGTTAGGGAATTAACTAAAGCTTCAACGACTCAGATAAGTTTAAGGAACTTATCAACCCTCTCAATAAAGTCTCTAACTTCTGATGTCTCAATAAAGAAAGTGATTCCTGCAGGCTTCATAGTAGGTTTTGCTTCGGGCTATTTCGGAATCGGAGGAGGATTCCTAATAGTGCCCGGTTTGCTATTTAGTACTGGTTTATGTATGATTAAGGCTGTAGGAACGTCGCTAGTTTCAGTAGGTACTTTTGGTATAACTTCTGCAGGAGTTTATGCGTACTATGGTTACGTTCTTCCATTGGTTAGCATAGCTTATTTAGTAGGAGGAATAGCAGGTGGCTACGCAGGAGCATCCATAGCTTCAAGAATGCCTAGAGGAATGCTAAGGAAAATTTTTGCAGCAATTATTATAATAACGGCAATTTATATTATGTATGAAAATATTAACGGGTTATTGACCCTGCTCCATTAA